The following coding sequences are from one Clarias gariepinus isolate MV-2021 ecotype Netherlands chromosome 19, CGAR_prim_01v2, whole genome shotgun sequence window:
- the vps29 gene encoding vacuolar protein sorting-associated protein 29 — translation MLVLVLGDLHIPHRCNTLPAKFKKLLVPGKIQHILCTGNLCTKESYDYLKTLAGDVHIVRGDFDENLNYPEQKVVTVGQFKIGLIHGHQVIPWGDMASLALLQRQLDVDILISGHTHKFEAFENENKFYINPGSATGAYNALESNIIPSFVLMDIQASTVVTYVYQLIGDDVKVERIEYKKS, via the exons CTGGTCCTTGTATTAGGTGACCTGCACATTCCTCACCGATGCAACACTCTACCAGCAAAGTTTAAGAAGCTGCTGGTGCCTGGCAAGATTCAGCACATCCTCTGCACGGGCAACCTCTGTACAAAGGAGAGCTATGACTACCTGAAGACACTGGCTGGAGATGTGCACATCGTCAGAGGTGATTTTGATGAG aATCTGAATTACCCTGAACAGAAGGTGGTTACGGTGGGCCAGTTTAAGATTGGTCTGATCCACGGGCACCAGGTGATCCCATGGGGAGACATGGCCAGCCTCGCCCTTCTCCAGAGGCAGCTGGATGTGGATATTCTCATCTCGGGCCACACGCACAAGTTTGAGGCCTTCGAGAACGAGAACAAATTTTACATCAACCCCGGTTCAGCCACAGGGGCTTACAATGCACTGGAGAG CAACATCATACCGTCCTTTGTTCTGATGGATATCCAGGCATCTACGGTCGTCACGTACGTTTACCAGCTCATCGGCGATGATGTCAAAGTCGAGAGAATCGAGTACAAGAAGTCATAA